In the Pogona vitticeps strain Pit_001003342236 chromosome 2, PviZW2.1, whole genome shotgun sequence genome, TAATTAGTTgtagctcaagaacatctggagatgctCTAGAAAGTAGCTTGCTGTGTGGCATTGGTGTGGCCGGGTGTGGCCatgtttactgttcaggaaacacTAACACAACAATATTTGGGCCACAGAACTATGCACTAGAGCAGTTGTTTGAACCCCAGACCCTCTTCTGCATTTCTAAATAGAAAAGATGCACAAAATTGTGAAGAATTTTGCAATATTACCTGAAATGTTCCCTCTTCAGAAGGCGGCAGTGATTCCCACTCTGGGGAATCTAGGAATTGGTAAGGGAAGACATAATGTAGAAATTGTCCATCCTGGCTCACTTTAATTctacagaaggaggaggaaacaaCAAACCATAAacagttttaattgtatttatctcTTGCCTTCTTTCATTATTCATTTTTCAAGGTAGGTCACCAAAGAATAGGCCTTTTACCCAGTCGTTTAGCTGCCCAACAAAGAAATGGGTTTCTCACTAGCATCTTGATATAATACCATTTCATGTGGGATCAAGTAATCTTTCAGATATGGACAGTAACACTGCTAATCCTGATGCACTGGCGTGAACGTTTACTCTGGTATGAGATGGATCAGTTCTCAAACTATAATATCTAgggtcaattttttttaatgtgccatcaaatggattctgagttttctaggtagagattatGCAAAAGTGGTCTACTccttctaggggcaccctgggacaaTGCGGGTTGCCTAAGGGTACAAACCTGGGCTCTTCTCCTgcgaggctcagtggggaattgaatttccaaTTACTGTACTGTCTTTCCAACCAAAtgtctaactcactgagttatccagtcagcTGTAAGGCCAATatgtggcttaaaaaaaaatcagagcccGTCCACATTGGCTTATAGATATATATGGATCACTGAGATCATAGTTTGGATTGGGGGGAAAGAGGCTTCATATGcaaatatttctatttaaaacaaGCCATTCTCCTCCTTTAAGAGCTGTGGTGCTACTTTCTGGCCCAAcgctagggcatgcattcttttcagTTTGCTCCTTGCTTAGCCTGTTTAGCTAAGAGATAGCAGCCTCCAGCTGTTGCAGATTCTGAGGGAGAGTTTGAgaaagagtggggtgggggaacaagggaagggaagcagggaagggGGACGGGGGGACATAACTGCTTTGACAGAGGGAgagaactgatgaaaaaataattccacctccacagatgatcaggggaaatGCTTCAACAGCTGAGGGGGCTACGAAGGGTTAGTTACTCTTCAGAGGGAGGCAAACACCAAATGGCATGTGGCTCCTCGCCCTGAACTCAAGAAACCCTTTGTAACCTgaaacagccagtctggacaggccctcggTGTATGTAGCCCTGTCAAATAGTTCTGCATGATTTAAATggcatgtaaaacaaaacaaacagacagacagacagacagacaagcagaTGAGTGGCCTGCAGAGAAAGGAGAGACAGCAAAGCATGACTCTCTGCATGTGAACAGCCTGGAGTTGAACCTACTCATATGAAAAGCAAGCGTAGCACAATCAAATGCCTGCTGCTCTCATTGTGACTGCTGGAAGGTTTGCAGGCAACATAGGAACTCCTTGAAGTGACagctcttcttcctttcttttccttattCTGGAGTACATCTTTGCAGCCATCATGTAGTAGCAGTTCATCACCCACGGCCGTCCGTTGCCATGCTTGTGATGTCTCAGTAGCCAGAGCTGTGAGGTTGAGCTTCTCTTTCATCTGCTCAAAACTACAAACATTTTAATTGTGTAGCACTTGCGAGTGGGGAGTGCTGTAATTTGCAGTTAAATAACTGTTGCTCAAATATTTGCTGCCTGGAATTCTCGTACAATCtagggaggaaagaatgaggcatATTGGATATTCCTGAACATATTTTTCTATGATGGAAGAGGAATTATAGAGGCAATGTCCTGTAAGATATGACAGCGACGTGATATCTGTTGCTCTGTcagatctaatagttgttgttaggtgccatcCATTTGCCACCAATGTACAGTATAGCAACCTATGAACGAGTGATCTCCAACATGCCCTGtcctcctgcaaactcaagcatctcatatttggtcttcctcttttcctgctgccttccacctttcccagcattgttcttttttccagagaatcctgccttctcgtgatgtgcctaaagtaaggcatcctcagtttcaacatttttgcctccagaaattgttcaggcttgacttgatctagaatccacttgtttgtctttctagcactccaaggtatccacaaagctcttttcCATCACCGCATTTCAGacaaatctttttttctctcccttgtcagctttcttactattcagctttcacattcatatatggtgatcagaaatacaacagtgtggatgatcttagccttggtctccagtgacacgtcCTTACACTAAAtgttcttttctaattccttgatTGCTGCTCTTCCGTTTCTCAGTCTTTTTCCAATTTCTGGACTGCaatctccattttgattgatgatgggaccaaggtatacaaaatatctAGCTGTATACATTTCTCCATTGCCACAATTAAAGTTATTACAGGGGTAGATGAGGGCCAAATGGCACCCAGATACACTCACACAACAGGCCAAAATCTGATGTAGTTTTTGCTCTAAATTAGGAGATGGGCGGTCTGAAGATAGCATTGTTGTGGGCAGgctatttcctttgcaaagtttGGATCAATTGACCCCTAAATGTCAGGGATCCATTCAGATGGTCACCCCCTGGGTACAAATATGATCGGACGGCCTTTCTTGATAAGCAGATTTAGGATAAAACTGCTGCCACAATGACCTTTGATGATGTTACTGTGGAAGGATCAACCAAGGTCACCAATGCAGTTGTTTCAGATCATTTTCAGCTGGTGTGGCTCGAGGACAAGGATCTAGTGGAGCATGGCACCTGATCATAGTATATCTTGATCTTGCTCCTTACAGTTGACTAAAGCTATGTTAAGTGGTGTGGCCAGTTGGGTCTGGAATGTTATGAATGCTGGTTTACACGGGGAAAGGCACCTGCCGCCTTTAAGGAAGCCGTGATACGGCCAATCACTGCTGAAGAAATTCTCTACTGAATATACTAACTACTGACTGACCCATCTTTTGAGGGGGAGGTTCTTGAGACTTTTGTGGTATGCTGCAGGCACTTGGGATAATACCGATTATCTAAAATAACTTTGATCTGGGTTCAGGCCAGGATCTGTAATCAGCCTTGATCCCCCTGATGGTTGATCATTACTGAGAGGACGGAACACGAGGAGTGGAACCCTGCTGCTCTTGTTTGATCTCTCCAAAGCTTTTGATCCCACTGGCCGTGCTATTCTTCCGGactagctcagtgggttggtaGCGGAGGGCACTCTACTTAAGTGGTTCTGCTGTTACTCACTAAACAGGTTCTAGGAAGAGGTGCTGTTTCTTGGCCACATAGCAATTGCAGTGGTGGGCAAGTTGCTCCCTGGAATCCCAGGAAAATAGAGGCCTTGTAGGCAAGTGGTTGCCATCCTGGAGACAAAGAAGCTACCTGTTATTAATGGAGTCGCACCCTCTCTGAAAGCCTAGACGTGTAAGGCTGGGTGTATTCCTGCGTCCACTTTGGCCTTTGGAGTCTCAGGTGACCTCTGTGGTTCAGAGTGCTTTTTACCAGTTTTTGGTTGGCATGCCAGTTGTATGAGTATTAGTAAATAACTAAACCACATTAATGGCTGTTCAGAGAGAGTCAGCAGGTCTGTGATGTATCAGTGTGACACCTGTCCCCAGCATGATCTTTCCAGGTACTGGATCATGCAGAGCACTGTGCTCACATACACTCAAACATAGTTACAGCTCCTCTCCAGACTCTTTCCTACCCAAAATGGAAAGCTGTGAGAAAGGGGCATGGGGGACAACATTGACATCTCCACCCTTCCTTCATGCTTAAGGTGTTTGGACCACCTGGCTATTGCCTGAATGCATTCATCCCTGATTTGTACATAGCTATTAGAATCCTCCTGAAATCAGGATACAGGTAGTGTGTATGGGGAACCTGGATCAAATGACTGTGCATACATATGTTGTGAATTACTGAAAGTACAGTCGCTTTTAGAGTATCCACACGATACATTAAGCACATAGGGCTACACCGTAAATGGTTAACACCTACAGTATATTATACTTTCATTCCATCCAACACCTGTAGTTAATTAGTTGTGTGCCACTATGTCACTCATGGCAGTCCTTTCCTGGATTTTCTAAGGATAGAGCACTctgaagtagtttactattctcttcttctggggtcgccctaggattgtgcagcttccccaaggctacaaaggcagTTTCTTCTCCtacgaggcacagtggggaattcaactcacaactagagatgggggtattcgtatacgaatatccctgcaaaAGTGgggttaacaagggtccagccccggACGGTTCGCTCACCAATCCACCACGGATGCGGATGGCACAgttcttcgaccttgcagcaaggcttgtcctacCGCCTCCTGCCGATAGTGGTGAGCGGATCGCGTGCTGAGAAGCCATTCGTAGAATTGTGCTGTCCGCATCCACGGTGGATTGGTGACGCCACCTGTGcaaggatattcgtatacaaatacgaataacccccatctctactcacaacctctgactctgcatcCAGTACCTAACTCACTAGGTTAAGTAAGTTATAAATCAGATATGAACACATGGAGAAAGATTCTCACAGCCGTCTGAATATTTGTACTTACAGTCTGAATGCACATTTAGTGTAAACATGTAAACACTCCTCAACTATAAAGCACAGCACTTCAAGGATGCCTGGAACAGCCCATTTAAACACATAAATCAGAATCTAATTGGCTAGTCAAGTACTATGGCATAAACTGCAGCAACAAATTGCATCTAGTCAGCAAAATGTATCTTGCATGTCtcatgaatttcgttgtatgggtatactgtgtatatacttacaatgacaataaatttattattattattattattattattattattattattattattattattattattattattattattatgcaacaCTCACATGTGTTGGTGTGCAACAAGGGATACAAGCCACAACTTGTTAGCTGgcgcaatttgctgctgtgatctATCCCGTTGCACTGACACTGGCATAATTAACCGATAGGATTCTGGGCAGAGAGAATGAGGGTCATATGCAATTGTTCTCTGTGTTGTTCAGCCTGTGACAACTCACAGTCCATACAAATATAGATTATTATGATGGACTATTACAGCTGATGGGTTAGTAACATTATCTTCAGCATTTGGTAGGATAGTGCAAATCTTTCACTGATATTTGAGCTCACTTGTCCATCTTGTGACGGCTTTATTGCCTGTATTGGCTTTTCAttcacaaatacaaatcaacCTGAAGAGCATTATCTATGTGAGCCAACCCTGGAAAATTGAGTGTTCACTCAACTGTCAATTGAAAAAAAGCAGTAAGTCTAATTATTGACTCACAAACACACAATCTCTCTCATTTATaaacaagttaagaaatctaagtTGGAATGTAAATTGGAATGAATACTTTCTGTTTGTCGGGTTTCACGAGAATTCCTAGGCCTGAGTGGGGACATTGCTaaatatattgttttaatgtgcACAGATAGATGCACGGTGTTGCAGTTGCAAGTGAATTATGGCAGCGTACTACTATGTAGCTTCCTTCCCGCTCACTTCAGAAAAATTCCTGTAAACACACCCAACCATTTTATGAGATCAAAAGCAGCACTAAGGTGAGGTGAGGGCAAGAAAAATGAGAATCCAAAAGGGAGCCAGAAGCACATACGCAGCCAAACAGCACATGACCAAATCTATCAATGAGGACCAGACTGCAAATATGACACCCAGAACACAGGCAAATGAATCTGAATAGGGCAAACCCCATGTGCACCTGTGTACCTGAAGGGGGCAGGTGGCTGTAAATGGCACCTGAAGTGAACTGGCTTTAAGGGACACTGAATTCTGGCCATTGATGTACTTAAAAGAATTCCCTGAGCCCAAGCATTTACGTATGTCTCAGAATGAAAAAGCGCTCACAGCCCATCCACATATAAAAACCCACTCCTGGCAACTTCAAGCTTTCACAATTCCAGAAACAGAATTCATGGCAGGAGGAGAGACCCTTCGGTGGTTTCGTTCTTAAGCAACTGGAAGTCAGACCTCCCTGCTGATCTACTGCAGGTGAGCAGAAATCTGCCAGCAGCTCCATATGTGCCCTCCTGCCAATCCTTGTTAAAGTATGTGTTTCACTACGGTTGTGTGTAGCACTAGCTCAGGAGCTTCTTTGCCATGGCATCAAGCACTGTCTGTCTACTGTCAAGAGTTTACAACGAAGTACAGGGGACAAGCTCCTAACACCTTCTCCTCCTTGCTGCTCAGGAGAACTGCGTGCCCATGTCTCCAAGGTAAGCCAGGAACCTTAGATCTCGCAGAGGTGACGAACTTTTGCCTAAACTGCATTACTTCATGCTGTTAAGTGTGGATTTCTCTACTTGAACACTTTATATTGCCAAAGAGGAAAGCACCTCCATATAATTAGATGACAGAAACAATTCTTACATGAAATCTTCCTGacatgctctccccccccccccccccatgattccTTCACCCTCATAAAGCTTAAGTGGAAACTGGTGGCAGGTTTTCCTATCCCAATAAAAACTAGGGGAGCGGAAAACAGAATCCGTTTCTTATGTAACACTGTTAAGGAGTTCTCATTCCCACTTCTCATTAACAAGATCAGCTTTGCGATACCTAGGGGAAAAAAGGTTGCTAGGAGGACGGCCTACCTGCCAGACAGCAGGAATGACAGGCGGTCAATGGACGTCTTGCCCTCCAAGGCATAGGTCTGGTCTTTGGCCAGTGGCAGGACTTTCTCCTCACAGCACTTGACAATTTCTTTGTAGACCTGGGGCGGCACTTGCAGAGGCTGACAAACTTGCTTGTAGAGCTGGTCAAATTCTTCAGAAAGCGCATCTTTACGGAGCTGATAAAACGAGTGAGCTAACTGAAGCAAGGAGATCAGGACCAGAAGGATGTTCCAGATGAAGATGTCCAGCCCACAAGCATCCAGCCAGCCCCAGAGAGCGGCACAGAAGAAGCCAATGACCAGAAAGCCTAAGATGTAGATGGAGCCAATGATCCCACTTCCTCCCATAAAccccaggaggaggaagaaattacCGAGATGATAGGCTGCTCCTTCCATATACGGCTTCCAACCCTCACACAAAACAGGGTTAAAAACAATCCGGTCCAAAAGGGTGGCATTTGCGCTCATTGTCCTTGTCTCCGAATTTGTCTGTTTTCAAGACTATATCGAAGAGGTTGCTGGAACTGGAGCAAGACAGCAGCTACTCGTCCACTCTGGCTTTAGACCAACAGGGGAACTTATTATTGCACCAAACACTTCCGTTGCCACAAAATGTACCGCCAGATGTTATTGCTAGGGTCTGTGACTCTACCGCCAAGCTTCATACACCTGTAGAAGCAGCAGAAACTCAATCCTGGAGAGGAAGACGACTTTGGGTTTGGAAACTGCTCAGCAGTACAGAGCTGACAGTGCCTGTGGCTTGCTCCCTCCAGAGCCGCGAGAGATGTGAAAATAGACACAGTGAAAGAGCAGTGGGGAGGGCAAAGGGGCGGAGAAGAGAGAAGAGCACAGGGTACTTGTGTTCAATTTGGAATGTATATTAGTGGCCATGGgaaggagtgtgtgagagagagagaccccaaaTAGATAACCATGTTTGGAATTGAAATCGAAGAAGCCAAGGCTGCAAGAAGAGTTCAGGCAGACATTTGCCACTTAACATAGCTCGGAGAACTAGATTACGCACTGGCATTGTTGCTGCTTATAGACCCTGGGTTTCCAGTCTGTTCCCAGAGCCTGTTTGGCAGCAAAAGGGTATCTCACATATCACAAGgcggaaaaataataataaaaaagagagggaTTGCTTCCATCACAAAATGTAACCAATAGAAACAAGGTAAGAGAGCAAACAGGATTTTAggaagctgggtttttttttccagctataGAGTGcggtattaaaaaaaattctgacagCTGGGACATTTTAAAATTAGACAAAGCTGTGGATTAGAGTTTGGTTATACAAGCCATAATATGCGCTGTTGCAAATTTAAAATGATGCACATCGAAGACTGGACTGACGCTCTTGCAATGTCAGTGTTTCTACTCTTTGTGTGTTGTTCCCCAGAACTGCTTCTTCCCATTGCAGAACACCTTCCTATCACCAGTGCTCGTAACAGATGTGAAAAGCAGGAGTTCTTGGTTTAATGTCCTGGTGGAGAACCAAAAGTCACAATTACAGGCAGCTTGATTATGGTCTGTGAGAGAAAGAGACCAGAACACAAGCAGCTTGTGAGCAAAGTTGGGAAATGCCTAGTGAGGCAAGCCAGCCCTGGACTACAGTTGACTTCCAGGAATGACTAGGATTTTTCTTCATCCACATCTTAACATTAGGGCCTCTCCATTTTGGGTGTGAGGTGGATTGGGTTACAAAGAGTCTGTTGACATGAGGTGGAGAGGAAGAGCGATGTGCTATTTGGCGTGTTCCCGTCCAAACAGTAGCTAGCCCCTCGTAGACAAATCAGCAGTTAATTGCTTCCCCTGATTGTCTGCGGAGATGgaattatatttttttcattgctcctctctcccttttgtcagtgccattccattttctcccttccccccct is a window encoding:
- the POPDC2 gene encoding popeye domain-containing protein 2 isoform X2, encoding MSANATLLDRIVFNPVLCEGWKPYMEGAAYHLGNFFLLLGFMGGSGIIGSIYILGFLVIGFFCAALWGWLDACGLDIFIWNILLVLISLLQLAHSFYQLRKDALSEEFDQLYKQVCQPLQVPPQVYKEIVKCCEEKVLPLAKDQTYALEGKTSIDRLSFLLSGRIKVSQDGQFLHYVFPYQFLDSPEWESLPPSEEGTFQVTLTAEADCTFISWQRKKLYALLTKDRYIARIFSVLLGYDISEKLYALNEKLFAKFGLRFDIRLPSLYHVLGPASSDTEVEKEPRECEEPPVPSCHPPTFVQTAPAAPRARSLPSHPRRSRPDSDLSASGRPPRTSPQAAAKGQAPLASTLTPEL
- the POPDC2 gene encoding popeye domain-containing protein 2 isoform X1 translates to MSANATLLDRIVFNPVLCEGWKPYMEGAAYHLGNFFLLLGFMGGSGIIGSIYILGFLVIGFFCAALWGWLDACGLDIFIWNILLVLISLLQLAHSFYQLRKDALSEEFDQLYKQVCQPLQVPPQVYKEIVKCCEEKVLPLAKDQTYALEGKTSIDRLSFLLSGRIKVSQDGQFLHYVFPYQFLDSPEWESLPPSEEGTFQVTLTAEADCTFISWQRKKLYALLTKDRYIARIFSVLLGYDISEKLYALNEKLFAKFGLRFDIRLPSLYHVLGPASSDTEVEKEPRECEEPPVPSCHPPTFVQTAPAAPRARSLPSHPRRSRPDSDLSGEDSTSLVLEDFAELTGSFMDYVSEGEYMK